In a single window of the Streptacidiphilus sp. P02-A3a genome:
- a CDS encoding alpha/beta fold hydrolase yields the protein MATIELPAGTLDYSDSGGDGPTVVLAHGPAVDGTLWRHVVAELQDQYRVVVPTLPFGSHLRPMRSGADLSPDGMARLLGDFLEALDLTGVTLVQNDAATGMLLAVSGTPAAGRIARLVLASIEAFDNFPPGLPGRAIWLAAKVPGGLAAAAQPLRFHPLRRLPLAYGLLSRRTVPREIADRWSWPLLHSAGAREDLRTYLRGARPDRLQRAAAEAGGFDRPVLVVWAARDRVMPPAHGRRLAALFPQGSYLEIPDSGTLIPEDQPNALSAAIDTFVSKG from the coding sequence ATGGCTACCATCGAGCTACCCGCCGGAACCCTCGACTACTCGGACAGCGGCGGCGACGGGCCGACCGTGGTGCTGGCACACGGGCCCGCGGTGGACGGCACCCTGTGGCGGCACGTGGTGGCGGAACTCCAGGACCAGTACCGGGTGGTGGTGCCGACGCTGCCGTTCGGCTCGCACCTGCGCCCGATGCGCTCCGGGGCGGACCTCTCGCCGGACGGGATGGCCCGGCTGCTGGGCGACTTCCTGGAGGCCCTGGACCTGACCGGGGTGACCCTGGTCCAGAACGACGCGGCCACCGGGATGCTGCTGGCGGTCTCCGGCACCCCGGCGGCGGGCCGGATCGCCCGGCTGGTGCTGGCCTCCATCGAGGCCTTCGACAACTTCCCGCCGGGCCTGCCCGGGCGGGCGATCTGGCTGGCGGCGAAGGTCCCCGGCGGCCTCGCCGCCGCCGCGCAGCCGCTGCGGTTCCACCCGCTGCGGCGGCTGCCGCTGGCGTACGGGCTGTTGAGCCGGCGGACGGTGCCGCGCGAGATCGCCGACCGCTGGTCCTGGCCGCTGCTGCACAGCGCCGGGGCACGCGAGGACCTGCGGACCTACCTGCGCGGCGCCCGCCCCGACCGGTTGCAGCGGGCGGCGGCCGAGGCGGGCGGCTTCGACCGCCCGGTGCTGGTGGTCTGGGCGGCGCGGGACCGGGTGATGCCGCCGGCGCACGGCCGCCGCCTGGCGGCGCTGTTCCCGCAGGGCAGCTACCTGGAGATCCCCGACAGCGGCACGCTGATCCCGGAGGACCAGCCGAACGCCCTGTCCGCCGCCATCGACACCTTCGTCAGCAAGGGCTGA
- a CDS encoding M23 family metallopeptidase: MTDEATTVALNEFLAAAPDERPRLAPELVQDLGEARLQQILAATWDRVGSFVSVTDSGRGPHIVGTRGRVAVWAATGPTGRLTGLRVSRAPGARQSAPTLSRCYRFGWAAAFALCVGRLWTVGSVPAWASFALPLALLLVLAEGYGAPSRWDVPPWVRRVFLLGAAAGAVSALRLGALPTGGPGEYLGPLLALVVLGPLTGLLMAARRHRWETTVSVPLEFPCDSGSWYIAQGGGRGLNHHYAVPPQRGALDILKVGPRGTRSRSAPRGPADYACYGTPLFAPCAGTVSLAVDRYPDQVPGRPRYGPVFGNEVRIDTGSETVLLCHLRPGSVRVRTGDRVRAGDLLGEVGNSGNSTEPHLHLQAERDGVGLELRFTGVTGGLWRGRVLRQRRPADGPVVTRASPRRRWGAGSAR, translated from the coding sequence ATGACGGACGAGGCGACCACAGTCGCGCTGAACGAGTTCCTGGCCGCCGCGCCGGACGAGCGGCCGCGGCTGGCGCCGGAACTGGTCCAGGACCTGGGGGAGGCCAGGCTCCAGCAGATCCTGGCGGCGACCTGGGACCGGGTGGGCTCCTTCGTCTCGGTCACCGACAGCGGTCGGGGGCCGCACATCGTCGGCACCCGGGGCCGGGTCGCGGTGTGGGCGGCGACCGGTCCCACCGGGCGGCTCACCGGGCTGCGGGTCTCCAGGGCACCGGGCGCGCGGCAGTCGGCGCCGACGCTGTCCCGGTGCTACCGGTTCGGGTGGGCGGCGGCGTTCGCCCTGTGCGTCGGCAGGCTCTGGACGGTGGGCTCGGTGCCCGCCTGGGCGTCCTTCGCGCTGCCGCTGGCGCTGCTGCTGGTCCTCGCCGAGGGCTACGGCGCGCCGTCGCGCTGGGACGTCCCGCCGTGGGTGCGCCGGGTGTTCCTGCTCGGCGCGGCGGCCGGCGCGGTCTCGGCGCTGCGGCTGGGGGCACTGCCGACGGGCGGACCGGGGGAGTACCTCGGGCCGCTGCTGGCGCTGGTGGTGCTGGGCCCGCTGACCGGCCTGCTGATGGCGGCCCGGCGGCACCGCTGGGAGACCACGGTGTCCGTGCCGCTGGAGTTCCCCTGCGACAGCGGCAGCTGGTACATCGCCCAGGGCGGCGGGCGCGGGCTGAACCACCACTACGCCGTCCCGCCGCAGCGCGGGGCGCTGGACATCCTGAAGGTGGGGCCGCGCGGCACCCGCTCCCGGTCGGCGCCGCGCGGGCCCGCCGACTACGCCTGCTACGGCACCCCGCTGTTCGCGCCCTGCGCCGGGACGGTGTCGCTGGCGGTCGACCGGTACCCGGACCAGGTCCCGGGGCGTCCGCGCTACGGGCCGGTGTTCGGCAACGAGGTCCGGATCGACACCGGCAGCGAGACCGTGCTGCTGTGCCACCTGCGTCCGGGCTCGGTCCGGGTGCGCACCGGGGACCGGGTCCGCGCGGGGGACCTCCTCGGGGAGGTCGGCAACTCGGGGAACAGCACCGAGCCGCACCTGCACCTGCAGGCCGAACGCGACGGCGTGGGCCTGGAGCTGCGCTTCACCGGGGTCACCGGCGGGCTGTGGCGCGGGCGGGTGCTGCGGCAGCGGCGTCCGGCGGACGGCCCGGTGGTCACCAGGGCATCGCCACGCCGCCGTTGGGGCGCAGGATCTGCCCGGTGA
- a CDS encoding epimerase: MNVIIFGATGMVGQGVLQECLRDDAVKRVLVVGRGTVGRRHPKLREILRSDVADLAGAAAEGELSDLQACFFCLGVSSVGMKEAAYREVTHDLTLAVARAVSERSPGLVFGYVSGAGTDSTGQGRSMWARVKGQTENELLALPMDAYMFRPGYIQAGPGVVSKTALYRILYRVIGPAYPLLRRLFPNAVTSTAEIGRAMLAVAADGAGTRLLGPREINALATRPTGRRDHGGKQSAE, from the coding sequence ATGAATGTGATCATCTTCGGTGCGACCGGCATGGTCGGCCAGGGCGTGCTCCAGGAGTGCCTGCGCGACGACGCGGTGAAGCGGGTGCTGGTGGTCGGCCGCGGCACGGTCGGTCGGCGCCACCCCAAGCTGCGCGAGATCCTGCGGTCCGACGTCGCGGACCTGGCCGGGGCAGCCGCCGAGGGCGAGCTCTCCGACCTCCAGGCCTGCTTCTTCTGCCTCGGCGTCTCCTCCGTCGGGATGAAGGAGGCGGCCTACCGCGAGGTCACCCACGACCTCACGCTGGCGGTCGCCCGCGCGGTCAGCGAGCGCAGCCCCGGACTGGTGTTCGGCTACGTGTCCGGCGCGGGCACCGACAGCACCGGGCAGGGCCGCAGCATGTGGGCCCGGGTCAAGGGGCAGACCGAGAACGAGCTGCTGGCGCTGCCCATGGACGCCTACATGTTCCGCCCCGGCTACATCCAGGCGGGCCCCGGGGTGGTCTCCAAGACCGCCCTGTACCGCATCCTGTACCGGGTGATCGGCCCGGCGTACCCGCTGCTGCGGCGGCTGTTCCCGAACGCGGTCACGTCCACCGCGGAGATCGGCCGGGCGATGCTCGCGGTCGCCGCCGACGGCGCCGGTACCCGGCTGCTCGGCCCCCGGGAGATCAACGCCCTGGCCACCCGGCCCACCGGGCGGCGCGACCATGGCGGGAAACAGTCGGCCGAGTGA
- a CDS encoding DEAD/DEAH box helicase: MNHRTSRTNDPRPTTRFGRPTGAPRTNPAASRGRSAGQQGAPRRRPLVQSGEFEMPVSSTPSLPAVQAFAELDMPGALLATLTREGLTEPFPIQGATLPNSLAGRDVLGRGRTGSGKTLAFGLAMLARTAGRRAEPKSPLALVLVPTRELAQQVADALTPYATSVNLRLTTVVGGMSITRQSAALRRGVELLIATPGRLKDLIDRGDCRLDRVAITVLDEADQMADMGFLPQVTNLLEQVQPNGQTMLFSATLDRNVDRLVRRFLTDPVTHSVDPSAGAVTTMDHHVLYVADADKRAVTVEIAAREGRVIMFMDTKHATDKLAKELLANGVRAASLHGGKSQPQRNRVLEQFRDGHITALVATNVAARGIHVDNLDLVVNVDPPTDHKDYLHRGGRTARAGESGTVVTLVLSNQRREMARLMSDAGITPNNDRVRSGDAELSRITGARKPSGVPVVITAPAPAVPAQTPRKPRPAGSGSRGGNGGGRSGSAAGSRGGAAAASAAQPRSRRPRRSGGSGTGTGASRPGRPA; the protein is encoded by the coding sequence ATGAACCATCGCACCAGCCGTACCAACGACCCGCGTCCCACCACCCGGTTCGGGCGCCCCACCGGCGCGCCGCGGACCAACCCGGCCGCCTCCCGCGGCCGGTCCGCCGGGCAGCAGGGCGCGCCGCGCCGCCGCCCGCTGGTCCAGTCGGGCGAGTTCGAGATGCCGGTCAGCAGCACCCCCTCGCTGCCCGCCGTGCAGGCCTTCGCCGAGCTGGACATGCCCGGCGCGCTGCTCGCCACGCTCACCCGCGAGGGGCTGACCGAGCCCTTCCCGATCCAGGGCGCGACCCTCCCCAACTCCCTTGCCGGGCGCGACGTCCTCGGCCGCGGCCGGACCGGCTCAGGCAAGACCCTGGCCTTCGGGCTGGCCATGCTGGCCCGCACCGCCGGGCGCCGGGCCGAGCCCAAGTCGCCGCTGGCGCTGGTCCTGGTGCCCACCCGGGAACTGGCCCAGCAGGTCGCCGACGCGCTCACTCCCTACGCCACCTCGGTCAACCTGCGGCTGACCACCGTGGTCGGCGGCATGTCGATCACCCGCCAGTCGGCCGCGCTGCGGCGCGGCGTCGAGCTGCTGATCGCCACCCCGGGCCGGTTGAAGGACCTGATCGACCGGGGCGACTGCCGGCTCGACCGGGTCGCCATCACCGTCCTGGACGAGGCCGACCAGATGGCCGACATGGGCTTCCTGCCCCAGGTCACCAACCTGCTGGAGCAGGTGCAGCCGAACGGCCAGACGATGCTGTTCTCGGCCACTCTGGACCGCAACGTGGACCGGCTGGTCCGCCGCTTCCTGACCGACCCGGTCACCCATTCGGTCGATCCCTCGGCCGGTGCCGTCACCACCATGGACCACCACGTCCTCTATGTCGCCGACGCCGACAAGCGCGCGGTCACCGTGGAGATCGCCGCCCGCGAGGGCCGGGTGATCATGTTCATGGACACCAAGCACGCCACCGACAAGCTGGCCAAGGAGCTGCTCGCGAACGGCGTCCGCGCCGCCTCGCTGCACGGCGGCAAGTCCCAGCCGCAGCGCAACCGGGTGCTGGAGCAGTTCCGCGACGGCCACATCACCGCGCTGGTCGCCACCAACGTCGCCGCCCGGGGCATCCACGTGGACAACCTGGACCTGGTGGTCAACGTCGACCCGCCGACCGACCACAAGGACTACCTGCACCGCGGCGGCCGGACCGCCCGCGCCGGGGAGTCCGGCACGGTGGTCACGCTGGTGCTGTCCAACCAGCGCCGGGAGATGGCCCGGCTGATGTCCGACGCCGGGATCACCCCCAACAACGACCGGGTCCGCTCCGGTGACGCCGAGCTGTCGCGGATCACCGGCGCCCGCAAGCCCAGCGGAGTGCCGGTGGTGATCACCGCCCCGGCCCCGGCCGTCCCGGCGCAGACGCCGCGCAAGCCGCGCCCGGCGGGCTCCGGCTCGCGCGGCGGCAACGGCGGCGGCCGCTCCGGCTCCGCGGCGGGCTCGCGCGGCGGAGCGGCGGCTGCCAGTGCGGCCCAGCCGCGCAGCCGCCGCCCGCGCCGCAGCGGCGGCAGCGGCACCGGAACCGGTGCCTCCCGCCCCGGCCGTCCGGCCTGA
- a CDS encoding sensor histidine kinase codes for MNSTGFRLSRPLPPGVYSVRPRLPRIRSPRVRSWAVTIVLFIAAMLDAWLNYPPPRDWTFYASVIAATALLLRNRYPRAVLLVTLPGLYTGTAMVAAMVALYGVARSRPPGRQLWTATVLVGLGLFIPWPLSEFVRETTSDHIQDLIHAVMLAGGPAALGLLLQTRESLKARIAELATLRDHERELHAQTVLARERARIAREMHDVVSHQAGLIAVQAGALQVTASDPEVRQTAKMLRGLAVATLEELRTMILVLRAAGAGPTELVPQPRLTDLPRLVAESEVDAVLHLFVPEEAALPEPVERAAYRTVQEALTNVRKHAPGAWTEVSVLLDGDRLLVAVENGPAPAEPGRLDLPGGGHGIVGLRERATLLGGTLRAAPLEDGGFGVRLRVPVTPPASTARD; via the coding sequence GTGAACTCCACCGGTTTCCGGCTGTCACGCCCGCTGCCCCCCGGGGTGTACTCGGTCCGGCCCCGGCTGCCCCGGATCCGCTCGCCGCGGGTCCGCTCCTGGGCGGTCACCATCGTGCTGTTCATCGCCGCGATGCTGGACGCCTGGCTGAACTACCCGCCGCCGCGCGACTGGACCTTCTACGCCTCGGTGATCGCCGCCACCGCGCTGCTGCTGCGCAACCGGTACCCCCGGGCGGTCCTGCTGGTCACCCTGCCCGGCCTGTACACCGGGACCGCCATGGTGGCCGCCATGGTCGCCCTGTACGGGGTGGCCCGCAGCCGCCCGCCGGGGCGGCAGCTGTGGACCGCCACGGTGCTGGTCGGCCTCGGCCTGTTCATCCCCTGGCCGCTGAGCGAGTTCGTCAGGGAGACCACCAGCGACCACATCCAGGACCTGATACACGCGGTGATGCTGGCCGGGGGCCCGGCCGCGCTGGGCCTGCTGCTGCAGACCCGGGAGAGCCTGAAGGCCCGGATCGCCGAGCTGGCCACGCTGCGCGACCACGAGCGGGAGCTGCACGCGCAGACCGTGCTGGCCCGCGAGCGCGCCCGGATCGCCCGGGAGATGCACGACGTGGTCTCGCACCAGGCCGGTCTGATCGCGGTGCAGGCCGGGGCGCTCCAGGTGACCGCGAGCGACCCGGAGGTCCGGCAGACCGCCAAGATGCTCCGCGGTCTGGCCGTGGCCACGCTGGAGGAGCTGCGCACCATGATCCTGGTGCTGCGCGCCGCCGGGGCCGGACCCACCGAGCTGGTGCCGCAGCCCCGGCTGACCGACCTGCCCCGGCTGGTCGCCGAGTCCGAGGTGGACGCGGTGCTGCACCTGTTCGTCCCGGAGGAGGCCGCCCTGCCGGAGCCGGTCGAGCGGGCCGCCTACCGGACCGTGCAGGAGGCGCTGACCAACGTCCGCAAGCACGCCCCGGGCGCCTGGACCGAGGTGAGCGTGCTGCTGGACGGCGACCGGCTGCTGGTCGCGGTCGAGAATGGCCCGGCCCCGGCCGAGCCGGGTCGGCTGGACCTTCCCGGCGGCGGCCACGGCATCGTCGGCCTGCGCGAGCGGGCCACCCTGCTCGGCGGGACGCTGCGGGCCGCGCCGCTGGAGGACGGCGGCTTCGGCGTCCGACTGCGGGTGCCGGTCACCCCGCCCGCGAGCACGGCCCGGGACTGA
- the pgi gene encoding glucose-6-phosphate isomerase, with amino-acid sequence MSEGTRPDRLALDRSPEWAELGKHRAQLGEVRLRELFAADPQRGDSYTLQVGDLYLDYSKHLVTDETLALLRQLAKARGVAELRDAMFRGDKINITEHRAVLHTALRAPRGAVIEVDGENVVPAVHAVLDKMAAFSERVRSGEWKGHTGKRIRNIVNIGIGGSDLGPAMAYEVLRSYTDRDLTVRFVSNVDGADLHEAVRDLDPAETLFIVASKTFTTIETITNATSARNWLLGKLGAGKEAVAKHFVALSTNTSGVADFGIDVDNMFEFWDWVGGRYSYDSAIGLSLMIAIGPEHFREMLDGFHLVDEHFRTADPEQNVPLLLGLLGVWYGAFFDAQSHAVLPYSHYLSKFTAYLQQLDMESNGKSVDREGEPVRWQTGPVVWGTPGTNGQHAYYQLIHQGTKIIPADLIGFARPVAELEPDLAAQHDLLMANLFAQGQALAFGKTPEEVAAEGVPAELVPHKTFKGNHPTTTILAERLSPSVLGQLIALYEHKVFVQGAIWNIDSFDQWGVELGKVLAKKIEPVLVEGKGGESLDSSTAALADRYRALRGR; translated from the coding sequence ATGTCCGAGGGAACCCGTCCGGACCGGCTCGCGCTCGACCGCTCGCCCGAATGGGCCGAGTTGGGCAAGCACCGGGCACAGCTGGGCGAGGTGCGGCTGCGCGAGCTGTTCGCGGCCGACCCCCAGCGCGGCGACAGCTACACCCTCCAGGTCGGCGACCTGTACCTGGACTACTCGAAGCACCTGGTGACCGACGAGACACTGGCCCTGCTGCGGCAGTTGGCGAAGGCACGCGGGGTCGCCGAGCTGCGGGACGCCATGTTCCGGGGCGACAAGATCAACATCACCGAGCACCGCGCCGTGCTGCACACCGCGCTGCGCGCCCCGCGCGGCGCGGTGATCGAGGTGGACGGCGAGAACGTGGTCCCGGCCGTGCACGCGGTACTGGACAAGATGGCCGCCTTCTCCGAGCGGGTCCGCTCCGGCGAGTGGAAGGGCCACACCGGCAAGCGCATCCGCAACATCGTCAACATCGGCATCGGCGGCTCGGACCTCGGCCCGGCGATGGCCTACGAGGTGCTGCGCTCCTACACCGACCGCGACCTGACCGTCCGCTTCGTGTCCAACGTCGACGGCGCCGACCTGCACGAGGCGGTCCGCGACCTGGACCCGGCCGAGACGCTGTTCATCGTCGCCTCGAAGACCTTCACCACCATCGAGACCATCACCAACGCCACCTCGGCCCGCAACTGGCTGCTGGGCAAGCTCGGCGCCGGCAAGGAGGCGGTGGCCAAGCACTTCGTGGCCCTGTCGACCAACACCTCGGGGGTGGCGGACTTCGGCATCGACGTCGACAACATGTTCGAGTTCTGGGACTGGGTCGGCGGGCGCTACTCCTACGACTCCGCGATCGGCCTGTCGCTGATGATCGCCATCGGCCCGGAGCACTTCCGCGAGATGCTGGACGGCTTCCACCTGGTCGACGAGCACTTCCGCACCGCCGATCCCGAGCAGAACGTGCCGCTGCTGCTGGGCCTGCTCGGGGTCTGGTACGGCGCGTTCTTCGACGCCCAGTCGCACGCGGTGCTGCCCTACTCGCACTACCTGTCGAAGTTCACCGCCTACCTTCAGCAGCTGGACATGGAGTCCAACGGCAAGTCGGTGGACCGCGAGGGCGAGCCGGTGCGCTGGCAGACCGGCCCGGTGGTCTGGGGCACCCCCGGCACCAACGGCCAGCACGCCTACTACCAGCTGATCCACCAGGGCACCAAGATCATCCCGGCCGACCTGATCGGATTCGCCCGGCCGGTGGCCGAGCTGGAGCCCGACCTGGCCGCCCAGCACGACCTGCTGATGGCCAACCTCTTCGCCCAGGGCCAGGCGCTGGCCTTCGGCAAGACCCCGGAGGAGGTCGCCGCCGAGGGCGTCCCGGCCGAGCTGGTCCCGCACAAGACCTTCAAGGGCAACCACCCGACCACCACCATCCTCGCCGAGCGGCTGAGCCCGTCGGTGCTGGGACAGCTGATCGCGCTGTACGAGCACAAGGTCTTCGTCCAGGGCGCGATCTGGAACATCGACTCCTTCGACCAGTGGGGCGTGGAGCTCGGCAAGGTGCTGGCGAAGAAGATCGAGCCGGTCCTGGTCGAGGGCAAGGGCGGGGAGTCGCTGGACTCCTCCACCGCCGCCCTGGCCGACCGCTACCGCGCGCTGCGCGGGCGCTGA
- a CDS encoding response regulator transcription factor, which translates to MVVDDEALIRSGLAMILGSAPDIEVVGTCSGTEALSAVRSLHPDVVLLDIRMPDIDGLTLLRRLRALPDSPYVAMLTTFDTDEYLDQALSIGASGFLLKDTDPEILASSVRAVATGAGCLSSPVLRRLRESRPRTVGGVGLDSLTARERQVLGHLGQGLSNVEIGARMHLGAATVKDYVSAVLTKLGVANRIQAAVLAERAGLIEDSEAL; encoded by the coding sequence ATCGTGGTGGACGACGAGGCGCTGATCCGCTCCGGTCTGGCGATGATCCTCGGCAGCGCGCCCGACATCGAGGTGGTCGGCACCTGCTCCGGGACCGAGGCCCTGTCCGCGGTGCGGTCCCTGCACCCGGACGTGGTGCTGCTGGACATACGGATGCCCGACATCGACGGGCTCACCCTGCTGCGCCGACTGCGGGCCCTGCCCGACAGCCCGTACGTGGCCATGCTCACCACCTTCGACACCGACGAGTACCTGGACCAGGCGCTCAGCATCGGCGCCAGCGGCTTCCTGCTCAAGGACACCGACCCGGAGATCCTGGCCAGCTCGGTGCGCGCGGTCGCCACCGGCGCGGGCTGCCTGTCCTCGCCGGTACTGCGCCGGCTGCGGGAGAGCCGCCCGCGCACCGTCGGCGGCGTCGGCCTGGACAGCCTCACCGCCCGCGAGCGGCAGGTGCTCGGCCACCTCGGCCAGGGCCTGTCCAACGTCGAGATCGGCGCCCGGATGCACCTGGGCGCCGCCACGGTCAAGGACTACGTCAGCGCGGTGCTGACCAAGCTGGGCGTCGCCAACCGGATCCAGGCGGCGGTGCTGGCCGAGCGGGCCGGGCTGATCGAGGACAGCGAGGCACTGTGA
- a CDS encoding AMP-binding protein: MAAAETHAPSHAAGPTDSPLLDETIGAALDRAVAAHGGREALVDAASGRRWSYRQLADEVDAVALGLLGLGVRRGDRVGIWSPNCPEWVFLQFATARIGAILVTVNPGYRAHELEFVLRQAGVRTVVALPSFKTSDYAGMLAATAPACPELRDTVLIGEESWTALVAAGRAADRAPLAAAEAGLAPGDPINIQYTSGTTGFPKGATLSHRNILNNGYFVGELCEYTELDRICVPVPFYHCFGMVMGNLAAVSHGACVVIPAPAFDPVATLRTVAAERCTSLYGVPTMFIAVLNEPGFGAYDLSSLRTGIMAGSPCPTEVMKQVVERMGMRDVSICYGMTETSPVSAQTRTTDSLEHRVSTVGQVGPHLEVKVVDPETGRTLPRGSDGELCTRGYSVMLGYWAQPEQTAEAVDADGWMHTGDLAAMDDDGYLTITGRIKDMVIRGGENIYPREIEEFLYTHPDILDAQVVGVPDATYGEELMVWVRLRAGAPELSVEAVREFCGGRLAHYKIPRYLHVVDAFPITVTGKIRKVEMRAESVRLLGL; encoded by the coding sequence ATGGCCGCAGCTGAGACCCACGCGCCGAGCCACGCCGCCGGTCCCACCGACAGCCCCCTGCTGGACGAGACCATCGGCGCGGCGCTGGACCGGGCGGTCGCCGCCCACGGCGGGCGCGAGGCGCTGGTGGACGCCGCCTCCGGGCGCCGCTGGAGCTACCGCCAACTGGCCGACGAGGTGGACGCGGTGGCGCTGGGGCTGCTGGGGCTGGGGGTGCGCCGCGGCGACCGGGTGGGCATCTGGTCGCCCAACTGCCCGGAATGGGTCTTCCTGCAGTTCGCCACCGCCCGCATCGGCGCGATCCTGGTCACCGTCAACCCCGGATACCGGGCGCACGAGCTGGAGTTCGTGCTGAGGCAGGCCGGGGTGCGGACGGTGGTGGCGCTGCCCTCGTTCAAGACCTCCGACTACGCCGGGATGCTGGCCGCGACCGCCCCCGCCTGCCCCGAGCTGCGCGACACCGTGCTGATCGGCGAGGAGTCCTGGACCGCGCTGGTGGCCGCCGGACGCGCCGCCGACCGGGCACCGCTGGCGGCCGCCGAGGCCGGGCTCGCGCCGGGCGACCCGATCAACATCCAGTACACCTCGGGCACCACCGGCTTCCCCAAGGGCGCCACCCTGTCGCACCGGAACATCCTCAACAACGGCTACTTCGTCGGGGAGTTGTGCGAGTACACGGAGCTGGACCGGATCTGCGTGCCGGTCCCCTTCTACCACTGCTTCGGGATGGTGATGGGCAACCTCGCCGCCGTCTCGCACGGCGCCTGCGTGGTGATCCCGGCCCCGGCCTTCGACCCGGTGGCCACCCTGCGCACGGTCGCCGCCGAGCGCTGCACCTCGCTCTACGGGGTGCCGACGATGTTCATCGCGGTCCTGAACGAGCCGGGCTTCGGCGCGTACGACCTGTCCTCGCTGCGCACCGGGATCATGGCCGGATCCCCCTGCCCGACCGAGGTGATGAAGCAGGTGGTGGAGCGGATGGGCATGCGCGACGTGTCGATCTGCTACGGCATGACCGAGACCTCGCCGGTGTCCGCCCAGACCCGGACCACCGACTCGCTGGAGCACCGGGTCTCCACCGTCGGCCAGGTCGGGCCGCACCTGGAGGTCAAGGTGGTCGACCCGGAGACCGGCCGAACCCTGCCGCGCGGCAGCGACGGCGAGCTGTGCACCCGCGGCTACTCGGTGATGCTCGGCTACTGGGCGCAGCCGGAGCAGACCGCCGAGGCGGTCGACGCCGACGGCTGGATGCACACCGGCGACCTGGCCGCGATGGACGACGACGGCTACCTCACCATCACCGGGCGGATCAAGGACATGGTGATCCGCGGCGGCGAGAACATCTACCCGCGCGAGATCGAGGAGTTCCTGTACACCCACCCGGACATTCTGGACGCGCAGGTGGTGGGCGTGCCCGACGCCACGTACGGCGAGGAGCTGATGGTCTGGGTGCGGCTGCGGGCGGGCGCGCCGGAGCTGAGCGTGGAGGCGGTGCGCGAGTTCTGCGGCGGCAGGCTCGCCCACTACAAGATCCCGCGCTACCTGCACGTGGTGGACGCCTTCCCGATCACCGTGACCGGGAAGATCCGCAAGGTGGAGATGCGCGCGGAGTCGGTCCGCCTGCTCGGACTGTGA
- a CDS encoding helix-turn-helix domain-containing protein — protein MPRCFAAEIRKERETLAAEIIREIRQQVPEFSRPLAGHFGAGIQYGVETALADFADLVEGAGPRARRPDTAAEQPTARRPNGHGRERSLSEERVRVYRALGRGELAEGRTLDALQAAYRLGARVAWRRYARVARRVGLGPDLVVTLAEAIFAHIDEIASASVEGYAEARADHAGTQGRLRHQLLELLVTGAQRAELERAALAADWPVPDRLACVALGPPAGVGPEAARRRRLPDPVLADLDCAQPYLLLPDPAVLLAGDQIRWVLRGRGAVVGPVVPPELAADSLRWARTIRATTGDPPADGLAPSPAEFRRERRDEPLSCDDRLPELLLRSDAPLVRLMAARRLAPLEALTAKQSDRLAATLLAWLQTNSGSAPEVAARLGIHPQTARQRLHRVQELFGAALRDPDSRFELEVALRGRQLYLGSRRDN, from the coding sequence TTGCCGCGCTGTTTCGCGGCCGAGATAAGAAAAGAGCGGGAGACGCTGGCCGCCGAGATCATCCGGGAGATCCGGCAGCAGGTCCCCGAATTCTCCAGGCCGCTCGCCGGGCATTTCGGGGCCGGAATCCAGTACGGCGTGGAGACCGCGCTGGCGGATTTCGCGGACCTGGTGGAGGGCGCCGGTCCCCGGGCGCGGCGGCCGGACACCGCGGCCGAGCAGCCCACCGCGCGCCGTCCGAACGGCCACGGCCGCGAGCGGAGCCTGAGCGAGGAGCGGGTACGCGTCTACCGCGCGCTCGGGCGCGGGGAGTTGGCGGAGGGACGGACCCTGGACGCGCTACAGGCCGCCTACCGGCTCGGCGCCCGGGTGGCCTGGCGGCGCTACGCGCGGGTGGCACGCCGGGTGGGTCTGGGCCCGGACCTGGTGGTCACCCTGGCCGAGGCGATCTTCGCCCACATCGACGAGATCGCCTCGGCCTCGGTCGAGGGCTACGCCGAGGCCAGGGCCGACCACGCGGGCACCCAGGGCAGGCTCCGGCACCAGCTGCTGGAGCTGCTGGTGACCGGGGCGCAGCGGGCCGAGCTGGAGCGGGCGGCGCTGGCCGCCGACTGGCCGGTACCGGACCGGCTCGCCTGCGTGGCGCTCGGCCCGCCCGCGGGCGTCGGACCGGAGGCGGCGCGGCGGCGCAGGCTGCCCGATCCGGTGCTGGCCGACCTGGACTGCGCCCAGCCCTATCTGCTCCTGCCCGACCCCGCGGTACTGCTGGCCGGTGACCAGATCCGGTGGGTGCTCCGGGGCCGGGGCGCGGTGGTCGGTCCGGTGGTGCCGCCGGAGCTCGCGGCCGACTCGCTGCGCTGGGCCAGGACGATCCGGGCGACCACCGGCGACCCTCCCGCCGACGGCCTCGCCCCCAGCCCCGCCGAGTTCCGGAGGGAGCGCCGGGACGAGCCGCTGAGCTGCGACGACCGGCTGCCGGAGCTGCTGCTGCGCAGTGACGCGCCGCTGGTGCGGCTGATGGCGGCGCGTCGGCTGGCGCCGCTGGAGGCGCTCACCGCCAAGCAGAGCGACCGGCTCGCGGCGACCCTGCTGGCCTGGCTGCAGACCAACAGCGGCAGCGCCCCGGAGGTCGCCGCCCGGCTCGGTATCCATCCGCAGACGGCCCGTCAGCGCCTGCACCGGGTGCAGGAGTTGTTCGGCGCGGCGCTGCGCGATCCGGACTCCCGCTTCGAACTGGAGGTCGCGCTGCGCGGACGGCAGCTCTACCTGGGCTCCCGGCGGGACAACTGA